A window of Metabacillus sp. B2-18 contains these coding sequences:
- a CDS encoding protoporphyrinogen oxidase, with translation MKTVVVIGGGITGLTAMFYLQKLKKEQNLNINCILVEQNKYLGGKIKSVKNADFIMETGADSIVARNEGVIPLIHDLQLEDKVVYNETGISYIYSKNTLKPIPADSVFGIPTSIGSLFNSTLISPKGKIIALKDFVKKNETFTSDSSIGAFLEAFLGKELVEDQISPVLSGVYSGKLDELTMASTLPYLLEYKNQYGSIIRGMSKNKEKFLSANNKKFLSFKGGLSTIIDQLEDQLSDTHILKGIKTETLKQVQDGYELSFDQHDSIKADYVVLATPHDAAQKLLTVKELDQEFNKLKNSSLISVYLGFDVPDQQLPANGTGFIVTENSDLLCDACTWTSRKWAHTSEKQRLLVRLFYKSSNPAYEKIKKMNREEIIETALDDVHKSLNITAKPEVVEVTNWNELMPNYHLEHNQAITSLGEKLVEHTPNVFIAGASYFGVGIGACIKNGKETAEKIVHQLKNNSASASL, from the coding sequence ATGAAAACAGTTGTTGTCATAGGTGGTGGAATAACAGGTCTTACTGCCATGTTTTATTTACAAAAGCTTAAGAAAGAACAAAATTTAAATATAAATTGTATCCTTGTAGAACAAAACAAGTACTTAGGAGGAAAGATAAAATCTGTTAAAAACGCGGATTTTATTATGGAAACAGGTGCTGACTCTATTGTTGCAAGAAATGAAGGAGTAATACCTCTTATACATGATTTACAACTAGAAGATAAGGTAGTTTATAACGAAACAGGTATTTCGTATATTTATTCTAAAAACACATTAAAACCAATACCAGCAGACTCTGTTTTCGGGATTCCAACAAGTATTGGGTCATTATTTAACAGCACATTAATCTCACCAAAGGGTAAAATAATCGCTCTAAAAGATTTTGTGAAGAAAAACGAGACATTTACTAGTGATAGTTCGATTGGAGCTTTCTTAGAAGCTTTTTTGGGCAAAGAATTAGTTGAAGATCAAATTTCCCCTGTTCTTTCAGGTGTTTATTCCGGGAAACTAGATGAACTCACAATGGCTTCAACTCTTCCATATCTATTAGAATATAAAAATCAATACGGCAGTATTATACGAGGAATGTCCAAAAATAAAGAAAAATTCCTTTCAGCAAATAATAAAAAATTCCTATCATTTAAAGGTGGACTATCTACAATCATTGATCAACTTGAGGATCAGTTATCAGATACTCACATTTTAAAAGGCATAAAAACAGAAACCCTTAAACAGGTACAAGATGGCTATGAATTATCCTTTGATCAGCATGATTCAATTAAAGCTGACTATGTTGTTTTGGCTACTCCGCATGATGCAGCACAGAAATTATTAACGGTTAAAGAGCTTGACCAGGAATTTAATAAATTGAAAAACTCTTCACTCATCAGTGTTTATCTTGGATTTGATGTTCCTGATCAACAGCTTCCCGCAAACGGTACTGGCTTTATCGTAACGGAAAATAGTGATTTACTTTGTGATGCATGTACTTGGACGAGTAGAAAATGGGCTCATACTTCAGAAAAACAAAGATTGCTTGTTCGTCTTTTCTATAAAAGCTCTAATCCTGCTTATGAAAAAATAAAAAAAATGAATAGAGAAGAAATAATTGAGACTGCCTTGGATGATGTTCACAAAAGTCTTAACATAACGGCAAAACCAGAAGTTGTCGAAGTGACTAACTGGAATGAGCTTATGCCAAATTATCATCTTGAACATAACCAGGCAATCACATCACTTGGAGAGAAATTAGTGGAACATACACCCAATGTATTTATAGCTGGTGCGTCTTATTTTGGAGTTGGTATTGGTGCATGTATCAAAAATGGAAAAGAAACCGCTGAGAAAATTGTTCATCAACTTAAGAACAATAGCGCAAGTGCCTCGTTATAA
- a CDS encoding SMP-30/gluconolactonase/LRE family protein: protein MSYIVDLVVDQKAALGEGPHWNGEEHVLYWVDIMGKRLHHYDPITKENKTFTFNQYVGAAVPAQPGKILLAMHDGIYRFDLKTEELLLVANPEENQPNIRFNDGKCDSSGRFYIGTMALNIEKGKGSLYRLDPSGQIQKILSSVTISNGLAWSPDEKFMYYIDTPTGEVAVFSYDKLTGNISSKKTSIVIPNEMGSPDGMTIDSDGMIWVAHWDGSRVTQWNPYTGKQLDEIVVPVKHVTSCTFGGEHLDELYITTARQGLSEEELEKYPLSGGLFKVKTKAKGMKGYGYKG from the coding sequence GTGAGTTATATTGTTGATTTAGTAGTGGATCAAAAGGCTGCTCTAGGGGAAGGACCTCACTGGAATGGAGAAGAGCATGTATTATATTGGGTTGATATTATGGGGAAAAGACTTCATCATTATGATCCTATAACGAAAGAAAATAAGACATTTACATTCAATCAGTATGTAGGAGCAGCGGTACCCGCACAGCCAGGAAAAATACTTTTAGCCATGCATGATGGAATTTATCGTTTTGATTTAAAGACTGAGGAACTACTATTAGTTGCAAACCCAGAAGAAAATCAACCTAATATACGATTTAATGATGGTAAATGTGACAGCTCAGGTCGCTTCTACATAGGAACAATGGCTTTAAATATCGAGAAAGGCAAAGGGTCATTGTATCGTTTGGATCCGTCTGGACAAATTCAAAAAATTCTTTCTTCAGTGACAATATCGAATGGTTTAGCATGGAGTCCTGATGAAAAGTTTATGTATTATATTGATACTCCTACTGGGGAAGTGGCGGTCTTCTCTTATGATAAACTAACTGGGAATATTAGTAGTAAGAAGACATCTATTGTTATTCCGAATGAAATGGGTTCACCAGATGGTATGACAATTGATTCAGACGGGATGATTTGGGTAGCACATTGGGATGGTTCGAGAGTTACACAATGGAATCCTTATACAGGAAAACAGTTAGATGAAATTGTAGTTCCTGTTAAACATGTTACTTCGTGCACATTTGGTGGGGAACATTTAGATGAACTGTATATCACAACAGCTCGACAAGGATTAAGTGAAGAAGAGCTGGAGAAATATCCATTGTCTGGAGGGCTTTTTAAAGTGAAAACAAAAGCAAAGGGCATGAAGGGATATGGCTACAAAGGATAA
- a CDS encoding ABC transporter ATP-binding protein, with product MIQVAIASAERVFQLLDEEEEKQEEDAAVKVSELKGHVVFDSVRFGYEKNQPIINDVSLEVKEGQTVAIVGPTGAGKTTIVNLLMRFYELDGGSIKIDGVCLTDMSKEQVRSLFAMVLQDTWLFSGTIRENIAYGNEHAANEEIEEAARNAYADDFIRTLPDGYETMLGEDATNLSQGQRQLLTIARAILAKPKILLLDEATSSVDTRTEMKIQQAMTKLLEGRTSFVIAHRLSTIRDADLILVMNQGDIIEKGTHEELLEKGGFYADLHQSQFTENESAS from the coding sequence ATGATTCAAGTTGCCATTGCTTCAGCTGAACGTGTATTTCAACTGTTGGACGAAGAAGAGGAAAAACAGGAAGAGGATGCTGCTGTTAAAGTATCTGAGCTTAAAGGACATGTTGTTTTCGATTCCGTACGGTTCGGGTATGAGAAAAATCAGCCAATTATCAATGATGTAAGTCTTGAGGTAAAAGAAGGACAAACTGTTGCCATCGTAGGTCCCACTGGTGCTGGCAAAACGACAATCGTGAATCTTTTAATGAGATTTTATGAATTGGATGGAGGGTCTATTAAAATTGACGGTGTTTGTTTGACTGATATGAGTAAAGAGCAGGTTCGAAGTTTGTTTGCTATGGTGCTGCAGGACACCTGGTTATTTAGTGGAACTATTCGGGAAAATATTGCTTACGGAAATGAACATGCCGCAAATGAAGAGATTGAGGAAGCTGCAAGAAATGCCTATGCTGATGATTTTATCCGAACATTACCTGACGGCTATGAAACGATGCTAGGAGAAGACGCTACAAATTTATCACAAGGACAACGACAGCTTCTCACAATAGCACGAGCCATTTTAGCAAAACCAAAGATTCTTTTACTTGATGAAGCAACGAGCAGTGTTGATACAAGGACAGAAATGAAAATTCAGCAGGCGATGACAAAACTTTTGGAAGGAAGAACAAGCTTTGTGATTGCACATCGGTTATCTACCATCCGTGATGCCGATCTTATTCTCGTCATGAATCAAGGAGATATTATAGAAAAAGGAACACATGAGGAGCTTCTTGAAAAAGGAGGTTTTTATGCTGATTTACATCAGAGTCAGTTTACTGAAAATGAATCAGCTTCATAA
- a CDS encoding thiamine-binding protein — translation MSTVTAGFQVLPNGKDMNTDGVIPKMVEVVKESGLKYKIGPMETVVEGNFDEIMLLIKTLQQVGIHMGATEVLTNMKLHYKPDGISIENKMTHVN, via the coding sequence ATGTCAACAGTAACTGCAGGATTTCAAGTTCTTCCTAATGGTAAAGATATGAACACAGACGGGGTTATCCCAAAGATGGTCGAAGTTGTAAAAGAATCAGGATTAAAGTACAAAATTGGACCAATGGAGACAGTTGTAGAAGGAAACTTTGATGAAATAATGCTCTTAATCAAAACATTACAACAAGTAGGGATTCATATGGGTGCAACAGAAGTACTGACAAATATGAAGTTACACTATAAACCAGATGGCATTTCAATTGAAAATAAAATGACTCATGTTAATTAG
- a CDS encoding DUF2188 domain-containing protein — translation MVWTKNDYPESMKNLNESTRNKAIEVANALVDDGYEEGRAISIGISQAEKMMNSNSSDIYHIVPHDGEWAIKKENAKKVTEVFRTKAQALDKGQDYMKKKDAQLVIHRQDGTIEKMKNTGS, via the coding sequence ATGGTTTGGACTAAAAATGATTATCCAGAATCGATGAAAAACTTAAATGAATCTACTAGAAATAAAGCAATAGAAGTAGCAAATGCATTAGTTGATGATGGGTACGAAGAAGGAAGAGCAATCTCTATCGGAATATCTCAGGCTGAGAAAATGATGAACTCAAATTCAAGTGATATCTATCATATTGTCCCTCACGATGGTGAGTGGGCAATAAAAAAAGAAAATGCTAAAAAAGTGACTGAGGTGTTCCGAACAAAAGCACAAGCACTTGATAAAGGACAAGATTATATGAAAAAGAAAGACGCTCAATTGGTCATTCATAGACAGGATGGGACGATTGAAAAAATGAAAAATACAGGGAGTTAA
- a CDS encoding recombinase family protein, producing MDFINKRDDWEFVKEYVEKGVSGYKVTASNRDIIQKARADAENGLFDVLLVYMFDRLGRRDDETPFVLEWFVSQGIEMWSVKEGQQKIEDHTDKLINYIRFWQSSGESRKTSIRVNDKHAEMVKAGVYRGGTVPYGYKTVNSGVLNKKGKDLLKVVIDEEKAEIVKMIYDLVLEEGYGQNRIAGLLNTKGYPSKTDKKWSSASVNTVLRNPMYKGYMTYNKGKENEVTSKEQLVDLVIIDEEKWNKAQKIREMRSPENVKKNDGESVIKTTKGILMLVGIIKCGHCGYPLTTTYNKKTYVRKDGTKRVTSQAKYRCSGKAQMKTDCDGQTIYASKKIEGIVLEELFDYLQQLNQIDLTKQIQKLKKQNTNNEVKTLRKLERELDAANLQLTKLNEEVIKSIMGQSHYSPERLNNIIESKEKEVKELNKLVEEAQQELDSKKIELHEVEELKKHIPIWREVFENASSEKKKMMLSTVIERVVVYKDNVEITFKININQFVKNGVVKKAQLDSQLS from the coding sequence ATGGATTTTATAAATAAACGAGATGATTGGGAATTCGTAAAAGAATATGTAGAAAAAGGTGTTTCGGGTTATAAAGTAACCGCCAGCAATAGAGATATTATTCAAAAAGCAAGAGCAGATGCAGAAAACGGATTATTTGATGTTCTTCTAGTCTATATGTTTGATAGGTTAGGAAGAAGAGATGATGAGACACCATTTGTCTTAGAGTGGTTTGTAAGTCAGGGAATAGAGATGTGGTCTGTTAAAGAGGGACAGCAGAAGATTGAAGACCACACAGATAAACTGATTAACTATATTCGATTTTGGCAGTCGAGCGGTGAAAGTAGAAAAACATCAATACGGGTAAATGATAAACATGCTGAAATGGTTAAAGCCGGAGTTTATAGAGGTGGAACTGTACCCTATGGATATAAAACAGTAAATTCAGGGGTTCTTAACAAGAAAGGAAAAGACCTTTTGAAGGTAGTCATCGATGAGGAAAAAGCAGAAATAGTAAAAATGATATATGACCTAGTTTTAGAGGAGGGGTATGGACAGAACCGTATTGCAGGCCTACTTAACACAAAAGGTTACCCTTCTAAAACAGATAAAAAGTGGTCATCAGCATCGGTTAATACTGTTTTAAGGAATCCGATGTATAAAGGATATATGACATATAACAAAGGGAAAGAGAATGAGGTTACTTCCAAAGAGCAATTAGTGGATTTAGTTATCATTGATGAAGAAAAGTGGAATAAAGCTCAAAAGATTAGAGAAATGAGAAGCCCTGAGAATGTGAAAAAGAATGATGGAGAAAGTGTTATAAAAACTACAAAAGGAATTCTCATGTTAGTAGGGATAATAAAGTGTGGACATTGTGGCTATCCATTAACAACAACCTATAATAAAAAGACATATGTACGAAAAGATGGGACTAAACGAGTAACAAGTCAGGCGAAATATCGTTGTTCGGGAAAAGCTCAAATGAAAACAGATTGTGACGGGCAAACAATTTATGCATCAAAAAAAATCGAGGGAATTGTCTTAGAGGAGCTATTTGATTACTTGCAACAATTAAATCAAATAGACCTGACAAAGCAGATTCAAAAACTAAAGAAGCAGAACACTAATAATGAAGTGAAGACATTGCGCAAACTTGAAAGAGAATTAGATGCAGCAAATCTACAATTAACAAAGTTGAATGAAGAGGTTATAAAATCAATTATGGGTCAAAGTCATTACAGTCCAGAAAGGTTGAATAACATAATTGAAAGTAAAGAGAAAGAAGTAAAGGAATTAAATAAACTTGTAGAAGAAGCTCAACAAGAGCTAGATTCAAAAAAGATTGAACTTCATGAGGTTGAAGAACTAAAAAAACATATACCAATTTGGAGAGAAGTTTTTGAAAATGCATCATCGGAAAAAAAGAAGATGATGCTTTCTACGGTGATTGAGAGGGTTGTGGTTTATAAGGATAATGTTGAAATCACATTCAAAATCAATATAAACCAGTTTGTCAAAAATGGGGTAGTGAAGAAAGCTCAGTTGGACTCCCAGCTGAGCTAA
- a CDS encoding YdbC family protein, whose product MADLKYEIIETIGVLSESAKGWKKELNLISWNGREPKYDLRDWSENHEKMGKGITLSKEEVASLKSLLNNID is encoded by the coding sequence TTATTGAAACCATTGGGGTGCTTTCTGAATCTGCAAAGGGTTGGAAAAAAGAACTTAACCTAATTAGTTGGAACGGGCGTGAACCCAAATATGACCTAAGAGACTGGTCAGAAAATCATGAAAAAATGGGTAAAGGCATAACTTTATCCAAAGAGGAAGTAGCAAGTTTAAAAAGTTTATTAAATAACATTGACTGA